In the genome of Drosophila yakuba strain Tai18E2 chromosome 3R, Prin_Dyak_Tai18E2_2.1, whole genome shotgun sequence, one region contains:
- the LOC6537207 gene encoding tropomyosin-2 isoform X2 produces the protein MDAIKKKMQAMKLEKDNAIDKADTCENQAKDANSRADKLNEEVRDLEKKFVQVEIDLVTAKEQLEKANTELEEKEKLLTATESEVATQNRKVQQIEEDLEKSEERSTTAQQKLLEATQSADENNRMCKVLENRSQQDEERMDQLTNQLKEARMLAEDADTKSDEVSRKLAFVEDELEVAEDRVRSGESKIMELEEELKVVGNSLKSLEVSEEKANQRVEEFKREMKTLSIKLKEAEQRAEHAEKQVKRLQKEVDRLEDRLFNEKEKYKAICDDLDQTFAELTGY, from the exons aTGGACGCCATCAAGAAGAAGATGCAAGCGATGAAGCTTGAGAAGGATAACGCCATCGACAAGGCCGACACCTGCGAGAACCAAGCCAAGGATGCCAACTCCCGCGCCGACAAACTGAACGAGGAGGTGCGCGATCTGGAGAAGAAGTTCGTCCAGGTGGAGATCGATCTGGTCACCgccaaggagcagctggagaaggCCAACAccgagctggaggagaaggagaagctCCTGACCGCCACCGAGTCCGAGGTGGCCACCCAGAACCGCAAGGTGCAACAGATTGAGGAGGATCTGGAGAAGTCCGAGGAGCGCTCGACCACCGCCCAACAGAAGCTGCTGGAGGCCACCCAGTCGGCCGATGAGAACAACCGCATGTGCAAGGTGCTGGAGAACCGTTCCCAGCAGGATGAGGAGCGCATGGACCAGCTGACCAACCAGCTGAAGGAAGCCCGCATGCTGGCTGAGGATGCCGATACCAAGTCCGACGAGGTCTCCCGCAAGCTGGCCTTCGTTGAAGACGAGCTGGAGGTGGCTGAGGATCGTGTCCGCTCCGGCGAGTCCAAGATcatggagctggaggaggagctcaAG GTTGTCGGTAACTCCCTGAAGTCCCTGGAGGTGTCCGAGGAGAAGGCCAACCAGCGCGTGGAGGAGTTCAAGCGCGAGATGAAGACCCTGTCCATCAAGTTGAAGGAGGCCGAGCAGCGCGCCGAGCACGCCGAGAAGCAAGTGAAGCGCCTGCAGAAGGAGGTCGACAGGCTAGAGG ACCGTCTCTTCAATGAGAAGGAAAAATACAAAGCAATCTGCGACGATTTGGACCAGACATTTGCCGAACTTACtggatattaa
- the LOC6537207 gene encoding tropomyosin-2 isoform X1, whose translation MDAIKKKMQAMKLEKDNAIDKADTCENQAKDANSRADKLNEEVRDLEKKFVQVEIDLVTAKEQLEKANTELEEKEKLLTATESEVATQNRKVQQIEEDLEKSEERSTTAQQKLLEATQSADENNRMCKVLENRSQQDEERMDQLTNQLKEARMLAEDADTKSDEVSRKLAFVEDELEVAEDRVRSGESKIMELEEELKVVGNSLKSLEVSEEKANQRVEEFKREMKTLSIKLKEAEQRAEHAEKQVKRLQKEVDRLEDELGINKDRYKSLADEMDSTFAELAGY comes from the exons aTGGACGCCATCAAGAAGAAGATGCAAGCGATGAAGCTTGAGAAGGATAACGCCATCGACAAGGCCGACACCTGCGAGAACCAAGCCAAGGATGCCAACTCCCGCGCCGACAAACTGAACGAGGAGGTGCGCGATCTGGAGAAGAAGTTCGTCCAGGTGGAGATCGATCTGGTCACCgccaaggagcagctggagaaggCCAACAccgagctggaggagaaggagaagctCCTGACCGCCACCGAGTCCGAGGTGGCCACCCAGAACCGCAAGGTGCAACAGATTGAGGAGGATCTGGAGAAGTCCGAGGAGCGCTCGACCACCGCCCAACAGAAGCTGCTGGAGGCCACCCAGTCGGCCGATGAGAACAACCGCATGTGCAAGGTGCTGGAGAACCGTTCCCAGCAGGATGAGGAGCGCATGGACCAGCTGACCAACCAGCTGAAGGAAGCCCGCATGCTGGCTGAGGATGCCGATACCAAGTCCGACGAGGTCTCCCGCAAGCTGGCCTTCGTTGAAGACGAGCTGGAGGTGGCTGAGGATCGTGTCCGCTCCGGCGAGTCCAAGATcatggagctggaggaggagctcaAG GTTGTCGGTAACTCCCTGAAGTCCCTGGAGGTGTCCGAGGAGAAGGCCAACCAGCGCGTGGAGGAGTTCAAGCGCGAGATGAAGACCCTGTCCATCAAGTTGAAGGAGGCCGAGCAGCGCGCCGAGCACGCCGAGAAGCAAGTGAAGCGCCTGCAGAAGGAGGTCGACAGGCTAGAGG